From Butyricimonas paravirosa, one genomic window encodes:
- a CDS encoding threonine/serine exporter family protein, whose product MNWDLVLSVLLDGIFAAIAAIGFAVISNPPRKAILISALLAAVGHALRFYLLNHTALGLIPSTLCASFTIGLFSIYFARLIHCPAEVFSFPSLLPMIPGMYAYKTILALIRFMRTEDEEILPNLIVEIFRNGLTTAFVLAVLAIGVSLPLFIFHKQAISMTRFLRRRKE is encoded by the coding sequence ATGAACTGGGATTTAGTATTATCTGTATTGCTTGATGGAATTTTTGCGGCGATAGCGGCTATTGGTTTTGCCGTGATTTCCAATCCCCCGAGGAAAGCGATTCTTATTTCGGCTTTGTTGGCTGCCGTGGGCCACGCTCTTCGATTTTACTTGTTGAATCACACGGCCTTGGGTTTAATCCCCTCCACGTTATGTGCCTCGTTCACGATCGGTTTGTTCAGTATTTATTTTGCCCGGTTGATTCATTGCCCGGCAGAGGTTTTTTCTTTCCCTTCATTGCTACCCATGATTCCCGGAATGTATGCTTACAAGACAATCTTGGCATTGATCCGTTTCATGAGAACGGAGGATGAGGAAATTCTCCCCAACTTGATTGTAGAGATTTTCCGCAACGGATTGACAACCGCTTTTGTTTTGGCTGTGTTGGCTATCGGGGTGTCATTGCCGCTATTCATTTTCCATAAGCAAGCGATTTCAATGACTCGTTTCCTGCGAAGGAGGAAAGAGTAG
- a CDS encoding thioredoxin family protein codes for MKEYKTYVPVALIILMFFSLMIFHKDIATYISQSKIEQLSANSQKSISDSIAQKYNYHHNGKTYDYTFIEFGSTGCHSCRQMEEVMEKIKTEYKGKVNVVFMNLMEPESKRFFEYYGVATIPTQVLLDKKGKEFFRHTGFYSADELSTHFTSRNK; via the coding sequence ATGAAAGAATACAAAACATACGTACCGGTCGCACTTATCATCTTGATGTTTTTTTCTCTCATGATCTTTCACAAAGACATTGCCACCTACATCTCACAAAGTAAGATTGAACAATTATCTGCCAACTCCCAAAAAAGTATCAGCGACTCGATTGCCCAAAAATACAACTATCATCATAACGGGAAAACTTACGATTACACGTTCATTGAATTTGGCTCCACAGGCTGTCACTCTTGTCGCCAAATGGAAGAAGTCATGGAGAAAATAAAAACCGAATACAAGGGGAAAGTCAATGTAGTTTTTATGAACTTAATGGAACCAGAGAGCAAAAGATTCTTCGAATACTACGGAGTCGCCACAATTCCCACCCAAGTATTACTTGACAAAAAGGGCAAAGAGTTCTTCCGCCACACAGGCTTTTATTCGGCTGACGAACTATCAACACACTTCACAAGCAGAAACAAATAA
- the speA gene encoding biosynthetic arginine decarboxylase codes for MRKWSIDDSAELYNINGWGLNYFSINEKGHVTVTPKVGGPKIDIKELMEELQVRDVSAPVLLRFPDILDNRIEKISSCFQAAATEYGYTGKNFIIYPIKVNQMRPVVEEIVSHGTKYNIGLEAGSKPELHAVLSIDIDDDAMIICNGYKDENYIELALLAQKMGRNIYLVVEKLNELRNIATISKRLKIRPNIGIRIKLASSGSGKWEESGGDVSKFGVNSSELLEAMDILEKNKMTDCLKLIHFHIGSQVTNIRRIKTALKEASQFYVQLKNLGYNIHFVDIGGGLGVDYDGTRSATSGNSMNYSIQEYVNDAVSALVDACEKNNLEQPNIITESGRSLTAHHSVLIFEALASTSLPAFDENEEIDENAHELVKELYDLWENLNQPRLIETWHDAMQIREDALGLFNLGLIDLFTRAQVERLFWSVARDVYDMAVATKHAPDELKKISKMLPDKYFCNFSLFQSLPDSWAIDQIFPIIPISRLNEQPTKSATIQDITCDSDGKIDNFISTRNFSYHLPVHELNNKEPYYLGVFLVGAYQEILGDLHNLFGDTNAVHIKVKGDDYVIDKVIEGETVADVLEYVQFMPKRMARTVEVWVTSSVKKGIISAEEGREFLSNYRSGLYGYTYLE; via the coding sequence ATGAGAAAATGGAGTATTGACGATTCAGCAGAACTGTACAATATTAACGGTTGGGGGCTGAACTATTTTTCGATTAACGAGAAGGGACACGTTACAGTAACGCCGAAAGTCGGAGGACCGAAAATTGACATCAAGGAATTGATGGAGGAACTTCAGGTGCGGGATGTATCGGCTCCCGTGTTGTTAAGGTTCCCGGACATCCTTGATAACCGGATCGAGAAAATCTCTAGTTGTTTTCAAGCTGCGGCAACGGAATATGGTTACACGGGGAAAAATTTTATCATTTATCCTATTAAAGTGAACCAGATGCGCCCGGTGGTGGAAGAGATTGTCAGTCACGGGACCAAGTATAACATTGGTCTTGAGGCAGGCTCGAAACCGGAATTACACGCGGTGTTGTCGATTGATATTGACGACGATGCGATGATCATCTGTAACGGTTACAAGGACGAGAATTATATCGAGTTGGCTCTTTTGGCCCAGAAAATGGGACGGAATATATACTTGGTTGTAGAGAAACTGAACGAATTGAGAAATATCGCGACAATCTCCAAACGCTTGAAAATTCGCCCGAATATAGGAATTCGTATAAAATTGGCTAGTTCCGGGAGTGGCAAGTGGGAAGAGTCCGGAGGAGATGTCAGTAAGTTCGGGGTAAATTCGAGCGAGTTGCTGGAAGCCATGGACATTCTGGAAAAGAACAAGATGACGGATTGCTTGAAGTTAATCCATTTCCATATCGGTAGTCAGGTGACCAATATACGGCGTATCAAGACGGCGTTGAAGGAAGCCTCTCAGTTCTACGTGCAATTGAAGAATTTAGGATACAATATACATTTCGTGGATATTGGCGGGGGCTTGGGTGTAGACTACGATGGAACACGCTCGGCCACGAGCGGGAACAGCATGAACTACTCGATTCAGGAGTACGTGAATGATGCCGTGTCTGCGTTAGTAGATGCTTGCGAAAAGAATAATCTGGAGCAACCGAATATTATCACCGAGTCGGGACGTTCTCTGACGGCACATCACTCCGTGTTGATTTTCGAGGCACTTGCCAGTACAAGTTTGCCCGCTTTCGATGAAAACGAGGAAATCGACGAGAATGCTCACGAGCTGGTGAAAGAGTTGTATGATTTATGGGAGAACCTGAATCAGCCCCGGTTGATCGAGACATGGCATGATGCTATGCAGATTCGGGAGGATGCTCTCGGTTTGTTTAATCTTGGCTTGATTGATTTGTTCACCCGTGCGCAAGTGGAACGGTTGTTCTGGTCCGTGGCTAGAGACGTGTACGACATGGCAGTGGCCACGAAACATGCTCCGGACGAGTTGAAGAAAATCTCCAAAATGTTGCCGGATAAATATTTCTGTAATTTCTCGTTATTCCAGTCTTTGCCTGATTCATGGGCGATCGACCAGATATTCCCGATTATACCGATTTCTCGTTTGAATGAGCAACCAACTAAATCGGCAACAATTCAGGATATTACCTGTGATTCTGACGGGAAGATTGATAATTTTATCTCGACGCGTAATTTCTCGTACCATCTTCCGGTACACGAGTTAAATAATAAAGAACCGTATTATTTAGGGGTATTCCTCGTGGGTGCCTACCAAGAGATTCTTGGTGACCTGCATAACCTGTTCGGGGACACGAATGCCGTCCACATCAAAGTGAAAGGTGATGATTACGTGATCGACAAGGTGATTGAAGGAGAGACGGTGGCTGACGTGTTGGAGTACGTTCAATTTATGCCGAAAAGAATGGCTCGTACGGTAGAGGTATGGGTAACTTCTTCCGTGAAAAAGGGAATTATCTCGGCAGAAGAAGGACGGGAATTCTTGTCTAATTACCGTTCCGGACTGTACGGGTATACCTATTTGGAATAA
- the dinB gene encoding DNA polymerase IV: MENRKIIHIDMDAFYASIEQRDHPEYRGKPLVVGRPEKRGVVAAASYEARRYGIRSAMSSMKAKQLCPDLIFVGSHMEYYKSVSMQIHEIFHEYTDMIEPLALDEAFLDVTENKKNIPLAVDVAREIKKEIKEKLGLVASAGISYNKFLAKIASDYKKPDGLYTIHPDRAPAFISKLPIEAFWGIGKVTARKMHSLGIHTGADLKECTLTFLTRNFGKAGTLYHDFANGIDPRMVTPERIRKSVGCESTFENDLTNYIAVIIELYHVTTELILRLEKSDFKGHTLTLKIKFHDFTQKTRSVTMAHELRTKQDILPLAKKLLKDLELTQFRIRLLGLSVSNPFEELTTDGPLQLRINFD; encoded by the coding sequence ATGGAAAACAGAAAAATTATTCATATCGACATGGACGCGTTCTACGCCTCTATCGAACAACGGGATCACCCGGAATACAGGGGAAAACCGCTTGTCGTGGGGCGTCCGGAGAAACGCGGGGTCGTGGCTGCCGCCAGCTACGAGGCTCGCCGTTATGGCATACGTTCTGCCATGTCGTCCATGAAAGCCAAACAGCTTTGTCCCGACCTCATTTTCGTTGGTTCTCACATGGAATACTATAAATCGGTATCCATGCAGATTCACGAAATATTCCACGAATACACGGACATGATCGAACCCCTAGCTCTCGATGAGGCATTCCTAGACGTGACCGAGAACAAAAAAAACATCCCGTTAGCCGTCGATGTCGCCAGAGAAATCAAGAAAGAGATTAAAGAAAAACTAGGACTCGTGGCCTCAGCCGGGATCTCTTACAATAAATTCCTCGCCAAGATCGCATCCGATTACAAGAAACCCGACGGGCTTTACACCATACATCCTGACCGGGCCCCCGCTTTTATCTCCAAACTCCCGATCGAAGCATTCTGGGGTATCGGCAAAGTCACGGCTCGTAAAATGCACTCACTAGGTATACACACGGGGGCTGACCTCAAGGAATGTACACTGACATTCCTTACCCGCAATTTCGGGAAAGCCGGTACCTTGTATCACGATTTTGCCAACGGCATCGATCCCAGAATGGTTACCCCCGAACGAATCCGTAAATCCGTAGGCTGTGAAAGTACCTTCGAGAATGACTTGACGAACTATATCGCTGTCATCATAGAACTATACCACGTGACAACGGAATTAATTCTCCGACTAGAAAAGTCTGATTTCAAAGGACATACCCTAACCTTGAAAATCAAATTCCACGATTTCACCCAAAAGACACGTAGTGTCACTATGGCACACGAGTTACGAACAAAACAGGATATTCTTCCCCTAGCCAAAAAATTACTCAAAGATTTAGAACTTACGCAATTTAGAATACGCCTACTAGGTCTCTCTGTATCAAACCCTTTCGAAGAATTAACCACCGATGGCCCTTTACAATTAAGAATTAATTTTGATTAA
- a CDS encoding HU family DNA-binding protein, with the protein MNRQQIIKAVTEKTGISRKDTAKVFSSIFETILESLEKEESVRLMNFGSFTVKTYKPRKGYNPASKIVVQLPERKAIRFKLAKRAASKSLK; encoded by the coding sequence ATGAATAGGCAACAAATAATTAAAGCCGTGACAGAGAAAACCGGCATATCACGAAAAGACACGGCAAAAGTATTTTCTTCCATTTTCGAGACTATTTTAGAAAGTCTGGAAAAAGAAGAATCGGTACGGTTAATGAACTTTGGCAGCTTTACCGTAAAAACTTACAAACCACGCAAAGGCTATAATCCAGCTTCAAAAATAGTTGTCCAACTCCCGGAAAGAAAAGCCATCCGTTTTAAATTAGCCAAACGTGCAGCTTCAAAAAGCTTAAAATAA
- a CDS encoding 1,9-bis(guanidino)-5-aza-nonane synthase → MEKKDLLKDTIKHIDIKSYDSTQLIDAMRDMSFTSRDTARATDILMMMVGEKECTNILTIAGSTSAAGCMQVYVDMVRNKMVDVVVSTGASIIDMDLFEALGYKHYKGHQDVPDMQLRELYIDRIYDTFIDEEELQACDHTTYEIANNLEPRPYSSREFIWEIGKWLHEGHAVKKDSLIQTCYECGVPIFCPAFSDCSAGFGIGKHQWEHPDKHVSIDSVKDFIELTQIKIKAGTTGLFMVGGGTPKNFAQDTVVCAEILGFDVPMHKYAIQITVADVRDGACSSSTLKEACSWGKVDVTYEQMVYAEGTTVIPAIASYVYHNGPWKEREYKNWNKLFQK, encoded by the coding sequence ATGGAAAAGAAAGATTTATTAAAAGACACTATCAAACACATCGACATCAAGTCGTATGACTCAACCCAATTGATCGACGCGATGCGCGATATGTCATTCACCTCTCGCGACACGGCCAGAGCAACCGATATTCTGATGATGATGGTCGGAGAGAAAGAGTGTACTAATATTCTTACCATTGCCGGAAGTACCAGTGCTGCCGGATGTATGCAGGTTTACGTGGATATGGTTCGTAACAAAATGGTTGACGTGGTAGTTTCTACCGGTGCGTCTATCATCGATATGGACTTGTTCGAGGCCCTTGGCTACAAACATTACAAGGGACATCAGGATGTGCCTGACATGCAATTAAGAGAACTTTACATTGACCGTATTTACGATACGTTCATCGATGAAGAAGAATTACAGGCTTGCGACCACACAACTTACGAGATCGCTAACAATTTGGAGCCGCGTCCCTATTCATCACGTGAATTTATCTGGGAAATCGGTAAATGGTTACACGAAGGACACGCCGTGAAGAAAGACAGCTTGATCCAGACTTGCTACGAATGTGGAGTACCCATCTTCTGCCCCGCATTCTCTGATTGTAGTGCAGGATTCGGAATTGGTAAACACCAATGGGAACACCCCGACAAACACGTGTCGATCGACTCTGTAAAAGACTTTATCGAATTGACCCAGATCAAGATCAAGGCAGGAACAACCGGCTTGTTCATGGTAGGTGGCGGAACCCCGAAGAACTTCGCTCAAGACACTGTTGTTTGTGCTGAAATCCTCGGATTCGACGTACCGATGCACAAATACGCCATCCAGATCACCGTGGCCGATGTTCGCGACGGGGCTTGCTCTTCTTCTACCTTGAAAGAGGCTTGCTCTTGGGGTAAAGTTGACGTTACCTACGAACAAATGGTTTACGCTGAAGGAACCACCGTTATTCCCGCTATCGCAAGCTACGTTTACCACAACGGACCTTGGAAAGAGAGAGAATACAAAAACTGGAACAAATTATTCCAAAAATAA